In a single window of the Flavivirga spongiicola genome:
- a CDS encoding prenyltransferase/squalene oxidase repeat-containing protein, producing MENKRREFLRTAGMGGLLFMSLPSMGPYNSGIVTFNDDLLLKTSSELLKQWGDTLLKYQINNKNLEVLYGGLMCPACARIHGRCPEAIYPLMYLASDTGEKVYLESAMALYEWMEKNVSQPDGSWVNDVNVSNWVGTTVFMAIALGEALMNHGELLGETVKQQWLQRLKKAADFINSNFHIGYSNINYPISAAYALSLSGDLYNNEAYKEHSKKLAHQALDYITPKNNLLLGERGKGNDQASSKGCYPVDLGYNVEESLPMLVMYGLRTKDTLVLDAVNKLLAAHMEFMLPDGAWDNSWGTRSFKWSYWGSRTSDGCQTAYGLLADKDPRFYKTALQNTQLLKACTHDGILYGGPHYKTHGVSPCIHHTFCHAKALATILDKGLPVKYDNIPDNMKLPRENPYGVKEMSDIGTWLISGEHWKATITGYDKEYSFKNGHPTGGALSMLWHKKMGPVLASSMNKYRLFETPNMQHNYDPNSTSLTARFQTVDGEFMNISDLKSNIEYRESEEKIEFTIESKLVDENQKSPESGEINAKLQYTFSEHSVKISAQHDSINEDKVHFVIPIISSSKEPFQQTSRTLLTVQKEGTALLIKTNKPIKILPTLKEKGRIFNHVPGMEAIPLVLKGNHVVVELQEN from the coding sequence TTGGAAAATAAACGTAGAGAATTTTTGAGAACAGCTGGAATGGGAGGGCTATTGTTCATGTCGTTACCATCGATGGGGCCATATAATTCTGGGATAGTAACCTTTAATGATGATTTACTGTTGAAGACGAGTAGCGAATTACTTAAACAATGGGGAGATACTTTACTAAAGTATCAAATAAACAATAAAAATCTAGAAGTGCTCTATGGAGGATTAATGTGCCCTGCTTGCGCAAGAATTCACGGACGCTGCCCAGAGGCTATATATCCATTGATGTATCTTGCCAGTGATACTGGAGAGAAAGTGTATTTAGAGTCTGCAATGGCGTTGTATGAATGGATGGAAAAAAACGTTAGTCAACCAGATGGATCCTGGGTTAATGATGTTAATGTTTCCAATTGGGTAGGTACAACTGTTTTTATGGCTATTGCCTTAGGAGAAGCTTTGATGAACCATGGTGAACTATTAGGGGAAACCGTAAAACAACAGTGGTTGCAAAGGTTAAAAAAAGCAGCAGATTTTATTAATAGCAACTTTCATATCGGGTATTCCAATATCAATTATCCAATCAGTGCTGCGTACGCATTATCATTATCAGGAGATTTGTATAATAATGAAGCATACAAAGAACACTCAAAAAAATTAGCACATCAGGCACTTGATTATATAACTCCTAAGAATAATTTATTATTAGGAGAAAGAGGAAAAGGAAATGATCAAGCCAGCTCCAAAGGTTGTTACCCAGTTGATTTGGGCTATAATGTAGAGGAGTCCCTTCCCATGTTGGTGATGTATGGTTTGCGAACCAAAGATACTTTGGTGTTAGATGCTGTAAACAAACTTTTAGCTGCACACATGGAGTTTATGCTTCCAGATGGAGCGTGGGATAATAGTTGGGGAACCCGAAGTTTTAAATGGTCGTATTGGGGTAGCCGCACAAGTGATGGCTGTCAAACTGCTTATGGGTTATTAGCAGATAAAGATCCTAGATTTTATAAAACGGCACTGCAAAACACCCAGCTACTTAAGGCATGTACTCATGATGGTATACTTTATGGAGGGCCACATTATAAAACCCATGGCGTTTCACCTTGTATTCATCATACATTTTGCCATGCTAAAGCGTTGGCAACTATTTTGGATAAAGGACTTCCTGTTAAATATGATAATATCCCTGATAACATGAAGCTGCCAAGGGAAAACCCATATGGCGTAAAAGAAATGTCAGATATAGGTACCTGGTTGATTTCTGGAGAGCATTGGAAAGCTACGATAACGGGCTATGATAAAGAGTATTCATTCAAGAATGGTCATCCTACAGGAGGCGCATTGTCCATGTTATGGCATAAAAAGATGGGGCCCGTTCTTGCTTCCAGTATGAATAAATATCGACTGTTTGAAACACCGAATATGCAGCACAATTATGATCCAAATTCAACCTCACTCACGGCAAGATTTCAAACAGTGGATGGTGAATTTATGAATATAAGTGATCTAAAATCTAATATTGAATATCGAGAGTCTGAAGAAAAGATTGAATTTACTATTGAGTCAAAATTGGTAGATGAAAATCAGAAATCTCCAGAAAGCGGAGAGATAAATGCTAAGCTACAATATACTTTTTCAGAACATTCGGTGAAAATAAGTGCTCAACATGATAGCATAAATGAAGATAAGGTGCATTTTGTAATACCCATTATTTCATCGTCTAAGGAGCCTTTTCAACAGACCTCCAGAACGTTATTAACCGTGCAAAAAGAAGGCACTGCATTGCTCATAAAAACAAATAAACCAATCAAAATTTTGCCAACCTTAAAGGAGAAAGGCCGGATTTTTAACCACGTACCTGGCATGGAGGCCATCCCATTGGTCTTAAAAGGAAATCATGTGGTAGTAGAGTTACAGGAGAACTAA
- a CDS encoding LacI family DNA-binding transcriptional regulator — protein sequence MEINKVTIHDIAKALGIDSSTVSRALNDSSRVTKKTKDKILKKAEELGYQRNLLASNLRKNVTNTIGVVVPRISRHFFSSAIQGIEEAAYQSGYNVIICQSLEQLEREKNILESLAANRVAGVLISISMETMNYDHMNGLKQGGIPFVFFDRHCSIPENNNVLIDDFKGGFDATQHLIDKGCKNIVHFSGPQELGIYKNRFDGYKAALKKNNLPFKDAYVLSSRLMEQDGFENAKSLLENVLDFDGIFSANDVAAIGAMKYLLNEGIKIPDDVAIVGFSNEPISTVINPALTTINQPGFEMGKIATDLLLKQVKNKTTLLKTQTIILDSNLIERDSSKK from the coding sequence ATGGAAATAAACAAGGTTACTATACATGATATTGCTAAGGCATTAGGTATAGATAGTTCAACTGTTTCAAGAGCTTTAAACGACAGTTCGAGAGTAACAAAAAAAACAAAAGATAAAATTCTTAAAAAAGCAGAAGAACTAGGGTATCAGCGTAATCTTTTAGCTTCTAACCTTCGAAAAAATGTTACAAATACAATCGGGGTTGTTGTCCCCCGAATTTCACGTCATTTCTTTTCTTCAGCAATTCAGGGGATTGAAGAAGCGGCTTATCAATCTGGTTATAATGTTATTATTTGTCAATCTTTAGAGCAACTTGAAAGAGAAAAAAATATATTAGAAAGCCTTGCAGCAAATAGAGTTGCGGGTGTATTAATTTCAATCTCTATGGAAACTATGAATTATGATCATATGAATGGACTAAAACAAGGTGGTATACCGTTTGTGTTTTTTGATAGACATTGTAGTATACCTGAAAATAATAATGTCCTTATTGATGATTTTAAAGGAGGTTTTGATGCTACTCAGCATTTAATAGACAAAGGATGTAAAAATATTGTTCATTTTTCCGGACCACAAGAATTAGGGATCTATAAGAATCGTTTTGATGGCTATAAGGCAGCTTTAAAGAAAAACAATTTGCCATTCAAGGATGCTTATGTTTTAAGCTCTAGATTGATGGAACAAGATGGTTTTGAAAATGCCAAAAGCCTTTTGGAAAATGTTCTGGATTTTGATGGTATTTTTTCAGCTAACGATGTTGCAGCTATTGGAGCCATGAAATATTTATTAAATGAAGGTATTAAAATTCCTGATGATGTTGCCATCGTAGGTTTTAGTAATGAACCAATTTCAACAGTTATTAATCCTGCTTTAACAACTATTAACCAACCGGGATTTGAAATGGGAAAAATAGCAACCGATTTATTGCTAAAACAAGTAAAAAATAAAACGACGTTACTAAAAACGCAAACGATCATATTAGATTCAAATTTGATTGAACGTGATTCTTCTAAAAAATAA
- a CDS encoding alginate lyase family protein, with product MILRINHFVILFLLIGFKTVKAQKSQVLERLDLNNPQLLETKEAYQKGNEKAALESLLTYYRKKDDMYLKAFKSDIDFIKTQYREAVDRTVKTANEVLKKSFMFRYEWDMEKTNIPYQFKGEINWTASPNGDPEWCYMINRHRFWIDLGKTYFLTGKEKYAKGLVNQIAHWIDNNPIEDRLKKLSWRRIEAGIRCENWIKSFEYIKESKYVTPEFLVKFLNAMYEHGMYINSSYNYFSKTSNWGVLEFHGLFNLSHYFTEFKLAPQWQHDAIDHLANNIQLQILEDGSQWEQSPMYHNELFHCFMNVNLIAQRKNIVLPEILVQKTKAMAYANIKWQKPNFHQPMLGDSDDTDLRGLLTQASFIFNDEVIKSRALKTLDYETFFTLGRENYRTYQNMTSSQPDFLSAYQKSSGDYYMRSSWKEDATYTSLHLKKLGNGHGHDNILHFTLFANQRDYLVDGGRYTYVNNEWRRLFKSSKSHNTLGVDDLPNSIYKNSWTNEYEARSQGIYTKSTSDFDYAEAENTAYKRLKDPVSMKRRMLFLKPNIWLVFDSFSANGSHKYSQYFNFPNNLIEIKNNGLSTTYPKDNLRIQPINETRIELVDAWWSPEYNLKKKSKRAELSKRAKGFSSFISLLYFPETTVLRFEKTPVYNREDELISDTDAEAVSIFYEDKQYTLFIVHNSPSPKTHFFKVNNQLIYGEVVLIEKGINGNKILVIKE from the coding sequence ATGATCTTAAGAATAAATCATTTTGTAATTCTTTTTCTCTTAATTGGATTCAAGACTGTTAAAGCTCAAAAGAGTCAAGTTTTAGAAAGACTCGATTTGAATAATCCACAATTATTGGAAACCAAAGAGGCTTATCAAAAAGGAAATGAGAAGGCTGCATTAGAGTCATTATTGACATATTATCGAAAAAAAGATGATATGTATTTAAAGGCTTTTAAGAGTGATATTGATTTTATTAAAACCCAATACCGTGAAGCGGTAGATAGAACGGTGAAAACCGCCAATGAAGTATTGAAAAAGTCTTTTATGTTTCGATACGAATGGGATATGGAAAAAACAAATATACCATACCAATTTAAGGGAGAGATAAATTGGACAGCGTCTCCCAATGGTGATCCTGAGTGGTGTTATATGATTAACAGACATCGTTTTTGGATTGATCTTGGAAAGACTTATTTTTTAACAGGAAAGGAAAAATATGCAAAAGGTCTTGTTAACCAAATAGCGCATTGGATTGATAATAACCCAATAGAAGATAGGCTCAAAAAATTATCGTGGAGAAGAATAGAGGCTGGTATTCGTTGTGAAAATTGGATTAAATCTTTTGAATATATTAAAGAATCAAAATATGTGACTCCAGAGTTTTTGGTGAAATTCCTGAATGCCATGTATGAACATGGCATGTATATAAACAGCTCGTATAACTATTTTTCAAAAACAAGCAATTGGGGTGTTTTAGAATTCCACGGATTGTTTAATTTATCCCATTATTTCACGGAATTTAAGCTGGCCCCTCAATGGCAGCATGACGCTATTGATCATTTAGCAAATAATATACAATTACAAATTCTGGAAGATGGCAGTCAATGGGAGCAATCTCCCATGTACCACAATGAGCTTTTTCATTGTTTTATGAATGTGAATTTAATTGCACAGCGAAAAAATATCGTACTTCCAGAAATTTTAGTTCAAAAAACTAAGGCTATGGCATACGCTAACATAAAATGGCAAAAACCAAATTTCCATCAACCCATGTTAGGAGATAGTGATGATACGGATTTACGAGGGTTACTTACGCAGGCTTCTTTTATATTTAATGATGAGGTTATAAAATCAAGAGCATTAAAGACCTTAGATTACGAGACCTTTTTTACACTTGGGAGAGAAAATTACAGAACATACCAAAATATGACATCCTCTCAGCCAGATTTTTTATCTGCTTACCAGAAAAGTTCGGGAGATTATTATATGCGTTCTTCATGGAAAGAAGATGCTACATATACCAGTCTGCATTTAAAAAAATTAGGGAATGGGCACGGGCATGATAATATTTTACATTTTACACTTTTTGCCAATCAAAGAGATTATTTGGTAGATGGAGGGCGCTATACCTATGTGAATAATGAATGGAGGAGACTATTCAAGAGCAGTAAGAGTCACAATACTTTGGGAGTAGATGATCTGCCTAATAGTATTTATAAAAACTCATGGACCAATGAATATGAAGCACGTTCGCAAGGGATATATACAAAATCGACTAGCGATTTTGATTATGCAGAAGCAGAAAATACAGCCTATAAAAGATTGAAAGATCCCGTTTCAATGAAGAGAAGAATGCTGTTTTTGAAACCAAATATTTGGTTGGTGTTTGATAGCTTTTCTGCCAACGGGAGCCATAAATATTCGCAATATTTTAATTTTCCAAACAACCTTATTGAAATAAAAAACAATGGACTGTCTACGACATACCCAAAAGATAATCTAAGGATACAACCCATAAATGAAACCCGTATCGAGTTGGTTGATGCCTGGTGGTCGCCGGAATACAATCTGAAAAAGAAAAGTAAACGTGCTGAATTATCTAAAAGGGCTAAAGGTTTCAGTTCTTTTATTTCATTGTTGTACTTCCCGGAAACCACGGTATTGCGATTCGAAAAAACACCTGTATATAACCGTGAAGATGAATTGATTTCAGACACAGATGCTGAGGCGGTAAGTATTTTTTATGAAGATAAACAATATACGCTCTTCATAGTCCACAATTCTCCCTCACCTAAGACTCACTTTTTTAAAGTAAATAATCAATTGATATATGGGGAAGTCGTATTGATTGAGAAAGGTATAAATGGAAATAAAATTTTAGTTATTAAGGAATAA
- a CDS encoding sulfatase family protein, whose product MIKLINRLLLLTGIVAIVSCGKKIIEKQIVERPNFLCITFEDASPYGLSCYGNPDFKTHTIDSLAKRGILYTNAFSTAPHCSPARSTLITGSFATTYGMDVHREDYETPQHIFYSEILRKHGYFCTNNTKTDYNTILNDKSFWDECGVNATYWSKQRKPNQPFFAVFNASATHMGRMRTIITKDRGRYKKMGINPETIQLPNYVPDLPDVRSDLAVHLESYKGVDLWLRTFLNDLKQRGLAENTIIFFYSDHGGCLPRGKGFPFESGLKVPYIVHVPEKWQKIYGIKQSIIEDRLIGFEDFAPTVLNLAGIEIPGFMQGHPFLGPESDKEKQYQFGFRTNQENYHYDPSRTVRDGKYKYIRNYIPHKPFALRNLYQWGMPANLAWDNYVLSGACNNETWLQPFKPKTSEMLFDLDKDPNELNNLADNPIYSNKLIELRTAVSKHIRETKDLGFFFRGGRKKEEGLYKWVRKTNFPLEEMYDAAEKASMPTLRDIPYLTKLLSNKHADIRYWGAVGFNTLASRGDIKEVPLVLKNVVKDSVIQVSTMAAEALCYISEDDKALSLLFERFKNNDNTAYSALETLTWYPKQKKRVATLAGKLENLLAENEKNKDDRMSIYLKIRSLMVNIGKLPVKDLYPESHKEKGRLLNIKSRQFQYPEGVILYE is encoded by the coding sequence TTGATAAAATTAATAAATCGCTTACTACTTTTAACAGGAATCGTGGCCATAGTATCTTGTGGTAAAAAGATTATTGAAAAACAAATAGTAGAGAGACCAAATTTTCTATGTATTACATTTGAAGATGCAAGCCCTTATGGGCTTAGTTGTTATGGTAATCCCGATTTTAAAACACATACAATCGATAGTTTAGCAAAAAGAGGAATTTTATATACCAATGCATTTTCTACTGCTCCACATTGTTCACCTGCAAGATCTACATTGATAACAGGTTCATTTGCGACTACTTATGGTATGGATGTGCATCGGGAAGATTATGAAACACCTCAGCATATCTTTTACTCAGAGATTCTAAGAAAGCATGGCTATTTTTGTACTAATAACACAAAAACAGATTACAATACGATCCTAAATGATAAGAGTTTTTGGGATGAATGTGGAGTCAATGCAACTTATTGGAGTAAACAAAGAAAACCAAACCAGCCTTTTTTTGCTGTATTTAATGCAAGTGCGACCCACATGGGAAGGATGCGCACTATAATTACAAAAGACAGAGGGAGATACAAGAAAATGGGGATAAATCCGGAGACAATACAATTACCTAATTATGTTCCAGATTTACCAGACGTACGTTCAGATTTGGCTGTTCATTTGGAGTCCTATAAAGGCGTAGATCTTTGGTTACGTACTTTTTTAAACGATTTAAAACAAAGAGGGTTGGCAGAAAATACCATCATTTTCTTTTATAGCGATCACGGAGGTTGCTTACCTAGAGGGAAGGGGTTTCCGTTTGAATCTGGCTTAAAAGTTCCCTATATAGTCCATGTCCCAGAAAAATGGCAAAAGATATACGGAATCAAGCAAAGCATCATAGAAGATAGGTTAATAGGTTTCGAAGATTTTGCTCCTACAGTTCTTAATTTGGCAGGTATAGAGATTCCTGGATTTATGCAAGGACACCCTTTTTTAGGACCAGAATCTGATAAAGAAAAACAGTACCAGTTTGGTTTTAGAACCAATCAGGAAAATTATCATTATGATCCTTCAAGAACAGTTAGAGATGGTAAATATAAATACATCAGAAATTATATTCCCCACAAACCATTTGCTTTAAGAAATTTGTATCAGTGGGGGATGCCTGCAAATTTAGCATGGGATAATTATGTTTTATCTGGAGCTTGTAACAATGAGACCTGGTTACAACCATTTAAACCAAAAACGTCAGAGATGTTATTCGATTTAGATAAAGATCCTAACGAGTTAAATAATCTGGCAGACAACCCTATTTATTCGAATAAATTAATAGAGCTAAGAACAGCGGTATCAAAACATATTCGTGAAACAAAAGATTTAGGTTTTTTCTTTAGAGGAGGTCGAAAGAAAGAAGAAGGCTTATATAAATGGGTTAGAAAAACTAATTTTCCATTGGAAGAGATGTACGATGCGGCGGAAAAAGCAAGTATGCCAACCTTGAGGGATATACCTTATCTAACAAAATTGTTATCTAACAAACATGCAGATATTAGATATTGGGGAGCGGTAGGTTTTAATACCCTTGCTTCAAGAGGAGACATTAAAGAAGTTCCTTTGGTTTTGAAAAATGTAGTAAAAGATTCTGTTATTCAAGTTTCAACAATGGCTGCCGAAGCACTTTGTTATATTTCGGAGGATGACAAAGCACTTTCTCTTTTATTTGAAAGGTTTAAGAATAATGATAATACCGCCTATTCGGCATTGGAAACGTTGACCTGGTATCCTAAGCAAAAAAAGAGGGTGGCAACTTTAGCGGGTAAATTGGAAAACCTATTGGCTGAAAATGAAAAAAATAAAGATGATAGAATGAGTATCTATTTGAAGATTCGTTCCTTAATGGTAAACATAGGTAAGTTACCCGTTAAAGATTTATATCCTGAAAGTCATAAAGAAAAAGGACGATTGCTTAATATAAAATCTAGACAATTTCAGTATCCTGAAGGCGTCATATTATATGAATAA
- the kduI gene encoding 5-dehydro-4-deoxy-D-glucuronate isomerase → MKTQYNVRYAASPQDVKSYDTSRLRDEFLIQNLLEPNKINLVYSHYDRFITGGVVPTESALKLEAIDPLKADYFLERRELGIINVGETGTVTVDGTSYVLEHKEALYVGKGNKVIEFSSKSENNPALFYMNSTPAHMSYPNKKIGTEDVEVIQLGAPETANARTLRKYIVNSVVDVCQLQMGMTTLKPGSSWNTMPAHVHDRRMEVYFYFEVPEDQAVCHFMGQPQETRHLWMGNNEAVISPPWSIHSGSGTSSYSFIWGMAGENLDYGDMDHCKINELK, encoded by the coding sequence ATGAAAACACAATATAACGTAAGATATGCTGCATCACCTCAAGATGTTAAGTCATATGATACTTCAAGACTAAGAGATGAATTCTTAATTCAGAATTTGTTGGAGCCTAATAAAATAAATTTAGTCTATTCTCATTACGATAGATTTATAACCGGAGGTGTTGTTCCAACTGAGTCAGCTTTAAAGTTGGAAGCGATAGACCCTTTAAAAGCCGATTACTTTCTTGAAAGAAGAGAGCTCGGGATTATAAATGTTGGAGAGACAGGAACAGTAACGGTTGATGGAACTTCTTATGTTTTAGAACACAAAGAAGCACTTTATGTAGGTAAAGGGAATAAGGTTATTGAGTTTTCAAGTAAATCTGAAAATAATCCTGCTCTTTTTTATATGAACTCTACACCAGCTCATATGTCATATCCTAACAAAAAAATTGGTACTGAAGATGTAGAAGTTATCCAATTAGGGGCTCCAGAAACAGCAAATGCAAGAACACTAAGAAAATACATAGTGAATAGCGTTGTTGATGTTTGTCAATTACAAATGGGAATGACTACACTAAAGCCTGGAAGCTCCTGGAATACTATGCCAGCACATGTACATGACAGAAGAATGGAAGTGTATTTTTATTTTGAAGTTCCAGAAGATCAAGCTGTTTGTCACTTTATGGGACAACCCCAGGAAACAAGACATCTATGGATGGGAAATAACGAAGCTGTCATTTCTCCACCCTGGTCAATTCACTCAGGTTCTGGAACTAGTAGCTATAGCTTTATTTGGGGAATGGCCGGTGAGAATCTAGATTACGGCGATATGGATCATTGTAAAATAAACGAATTAAAATAA
- a CDS encoding sulfatase, translated as MKNIYLFSFIIFSCVFQACSQENSDAVRPNILFIAVDDLKPTIGSFGDSYAITPNIDKLSEKATIFLNNHTQQAICGPSRASLMTGKRPDYTKVRDLKTRMRDVNPDILTIPQYFKESGYTTAITGKIFDFRCIDKFGDKVSWTIPYIREYDIDYPEKYGKPEINYYQNKEIKAKYTQLKEEARSKGIKDVIQYAKDRFKPPFESSNAPDEAYTDGAIAVHALKLLDTVTKDRSKPFFLAVGFKRPHLPFVAPKKYWDLYNREDVVLSAYQKKAKKSTDLAYHNSFELLKYKTPEIDYIVKDGLLELSSDAQKKLIHGYYASVSFVDVQIGKIVKKLKQLGLDKNTIIVLWGDHGWHLGDHSMWNKHSNFEQATRSPLIISAPYLNNATLKVSSPTEFLDIFPTLCELSGVDIPEELDGKSLFPIMNGAKKEVKKYAVSQYPRGDNTGYSFRTGSYRYTVWIGNNKKSTDVITLDDIVAQELYDYSVDPLETSNFFGEKEYKSIEQELLAMAEAFFTREVKQK; from the coding sequence ATGAAAAATATATATCTGTTTTCGTTTATCATTTTCTCCTGTGTATTTCAAGCATGTTCACAGGAAAACAGTGATGCTGTAAGACCAAATATTCTTTTTATTGCTGTTGATGATTTAAAACCGACTATTGGAAGTTTTGGAGATAGTTATGCTATTACACCAAACATAGATAAGTTATCTGAAAAGGCTACAATTTTTTTGAATAATCACACACAACAAGCTATTTGTGGTCCGTCTAGGGCAAGTTTAATGACAGGAAAGCGTCCTGATTATACAAAGGTTAGAGACCTGAAGACTAGAATGCGAGATGTTAACCCTGATATTTTGACAATCCCTCAATATTTTAAAGAAAGTGGGTATACGACTGCTATAACGGGTAAAATTTTTGATTTTAGATGCATAGATAAATTTGGAGATAAAGTTTCTTGGACTATTCCATATATAAGAGAATATGATATAGATTATCCAGAGAAATATGGCAAACCCGAGATAAACTATTATCAAAATAAAGAGATCAAAGCGAAATATACCCAACTTAAAGAAGAAGCCAGATCTAAAGGTATTAAGGATGTAATTCAATATGCAAAGGATAGATTTAAACCTCCTTTTGAATCGAGTAATGCACCCGATGAAGCCTATACAGATGGCGCCATCGCGGTTCATGCTTTGAAATTATTAGATACCGTTACAAAGGACCGTTCAAAACCCTTCTTTTTAGCTGTTGGGTTTAAAAGGCCGCATTTACCCTTTGTAGCACCAAAAAAATATTGGGACTTGTACAATAGAGAAGACGTGGTATTAAGTGCTTACCAGAAAAAAGCGAAAAAGAGCACAGATTTGGCATACCACAACTCTTTTGAATTGTTAAAATACAAAACTCCAGAGATAGATTACATTGTAAAAGATGGTTTGTTGGAATTAAGTTCAGATGCGCAAAAAAAACTAATACATGGCTATTACGCCTCCGTGTCATTTGTAGATGTTCAGATAGGAAAGATTGTAAAAAAGCTAAAACAATTAGGATTAGACAAAAATACGATCATCGTGCTTTGGGGAGATCACGGTTGGCATTTGGGAGATCATAGTATGTGGAACAAACATTCTAATTTTGAACAAGCTACACGCTCCCCTTTAATAATAAGCGCACCCTATTTAAATAATGCAACTTTAAAAGTAAGTTCTCCCACCGAATTTTTGGATATTTTTCCGACCCTATGCGAACTATCTGGGGTGGATATTCCAGAGGAATTAGACGGAAAAAGTTTATTTCCAATAATGAATGGTGCAAAGAAAGAAGTAAAGAAATATGCGGTTAGTCAGTATCCTAGAGGAGATAACACAGGGTATAGCTTTAGAACCGGAAGCTATAGATATACCGTTTGGATAGGAAATAATAAAAAAAGCACAGATGTCATAACCCTTGATGACATTGTGGCTCAGGAACTATATGATTATAGTGTTGACCCTTTGGAAACATCCAACTTTTTTGGAGAAAAAGAGTATAAATCCATTGAGCAAGAATTGCTCGCAATGGCAGAGGCATTTTTTACAAGAGAAGTAAAACAAAAATAG
- a CDS encoding gluconate 5-dehydrogenase yields MSINLFDLTGKVALVTGAVHGLGMAMAKGLGNAGATLVVNNNTSGPLEDALKEYKASGLDVHGYVFDVTDDAAVEDAIAKIESEVGPIDILVNNAGIIKRTPIVEMETKDFELVIKVDLVGPFIVSKYVAKGMIARGGGKIINICSMMSELGRTSVSAYAAAKGGLKMLTRSMATEWARFNIQTNGIGPGYFATSQTAPIRVDGHPFNEFIMGRTPAGRWGNPEDLQGAAIFLSSKASDFVNGHVVYVDGGILATIGKPSNEA; encoded by the coding sequence ATGTCAATTAACTTATTCGATTTAACAGGAAAAGTAGCATTAGTTACTGGTGCCGTACATGGTTTAGGAATGGCTATGGCAAAAGGACTAGGAAATGCAGGAGCTACATTGGTAGTAAACAATAATACAAGTGGTCCATTAGAAGATGCACTTAAAGAATATAAAGCATCAGGATTGGATGTTCATGGTTATGTGTTTGATGTCACTGATGATGCAGCCGTTGAAGACGCTATAGCAAAAATTGAATCAGAAGTTGGTCCAATCGATATCTTAGTAAACAACGCTGGTATTATTAAAAGAACGCCAATTGTTGAAATGGAAACTAAAGATTTCGAACTGGTAATTAAAGTCGATTTGGTTGGTCCTTTTATTGTCTCAAAATATGTAGCTAAAGGCATGATTGCAAGAGGTGGTGGCAAAATCATTAACATTTGTTCAATGATGAGTGAATTAGGTAGAACTTCAGTAAGTGCCTATGCAGCTGCAAAAGGTGGTTTAAAAATGTTAACTCGTAGTATGGCTACAGAGTGGGCAAGGTTTAATATTCAAACAAACGGAATCGGACCAGGCTATTTTGCAACTAGCCAAACCGCTCCCATTAGAGTAGATGGTCACCCTTTTAATGAATTTATCATGGGTCGTACACCTGCAGGGCGTTGGGGAAATCCAGAAGATTTACAAGGAGCAGCAATATTTTTAAGCTCTAAAGCAAGTGACTTTGTAAATGGTCATGTCGTTTATGTAGACGGAGGCATTTTGGCCACCATAGGTAAACCATCAAACGAAGCATAA